A window of Chanodichthys erythropterus isolate Z2021 chromosome 16, ASM2448905v1, whole genome shotgun sequence genomic DNA:
AAGTTCAGTGGGCAACACGCTCCTGGGTGAGGATGCGTTCGACACATGGGGCGGAGCGGCCAGCGCCGCGGCACACGGAGAGTCAGAAGGCCGACAGCTGATGGTCGTGGATGCCTGTGGATGGGGCACAAACGAGCTCGTCCCTAAACAGGATAAACTGGAGCTATTCAACGCCCTATCGCTGTGTGAGCCGGGACCCCACGTCCTGCTCCTGGTCATTCCCTTACTGCACTTCAGCCACTCCGAGAAAGCAGTCATACAGAAACGCATGGAGATCCTCACAGAGGGCGCGTGGCGCCACACCATGGTCGTGTTCACGCTGGGCGACCGTCTGCGCAACTGCAGCATGCAGGACTACATCCAGACGTCCGGGAAGGATCTCCAGTGGCTGATGGAGAGGTGCAGATACAGGTACCACGTTCTTAACAACAAGACGCCGCAGGACAGACAGCAGGTCTCAGGTCTGCTGGACCGCGCGGAGGACATACTGATGGAGAACGGGGGATGGCACTTCTCCTTACACATGTACTGCCGGCTGGAAGAGGAATGGAGCCGGAGAGAGAGGGAAATGAAAGAGAGGATGCTAGAGATGCAAGATAGAGTGGGTAAAAACGGTCGAGGACTGGCTGGAGTTTCAAATCACAGTCGACAAGGTGGTCTGAACGTGAACGATAATCTACTGAAACTAGTTTATCACGGCTAACTGCTGCCAAACACAGTTACACTACATTACTGCTGTTTCGCAATGAACTCAGAGTGAACTCTATGTATGctttatgaaaataaacagtgcttaaCAAATTTATTAGACTTTATTAGACTCTAGTGGATTCAAAGATAGATCACACAAAAAGTTTAATCAAAATTgcaaattgcgagatataaacttacaattctgagaaaaaaatgcCAGAATTGCGAAATTTAAGcgcaattgcaaattataaagtcagaattgcgatttataaagtcagaattgagagatataaagtcacaattttgactttttctcacaattttgactttataacttataattgtgattttatatcaagcaattctgactttataactcacaattctgacattatattacgcaattttgactttattactcataagtgtgagtttatattacgcaattctgagaaaaacagtcagaattgtgagataaaatgtcacaattcccttttttattttattttatggtgGAAACAAGTTATCAATGCCAAAGGAggccatacaaaataaaatatatatatatatattttttggttaTTATGTGTGAATAAAGACTATTTAGTTGtttcaataaattattttttgatgATAAATAATTACGTTTTTTGATGGATtcctaaaatatttgtttgCTCTTTATTATGACAGGTGGTCTAAGGAATTTGTTAAgcactgtgtatgtgtgtgtgtgtgtgtgtgtgtgtatatatatatatataaaatgtaaaaaaaaaaaaatgtatgtcttCAGTCCTGTAACTGCTCACTgtttattttcatctttttcTCATTTCATTTCACATTACATGGCATGACAAATGAATTATTGAAagtacaaatatttaatttagtatatcggtaacactttacaataaggtttcatttgttaacaaaCTTTAACAATGAACTACAGCTTGTATTAATCTTAATACAACATTTGCTAATGCATCAAAAAttgcatttgttaacattagttaatgcagtgtgaacttttttattaactaatattataACAAGGGTTAATAAAAACTGCCTTTTTTAGtccatgttagttaatgcattaagtaatgttaacaaatgagactgTATAGTGTATAGTAATGTTACCaatatataaatgaatgttcataaaaaattatataataatgatcaccaccatcatcattattactattttaaataaattatttcatgTCGATTACCTACATTTTCACTACAACATTGTTATTTAAAACTTAATGTGAGTCGCTGTTGTTAAATTAAGcatattattgtaaatattagttttttttaagattttaagtgAAGTGTTATACGATATCAATAAGGAAACTGGTAAGGCAGTTCAAACTCAAAGATGAAACTTTACAACATCTTACATAATGCCACGAGGGGCAAAATCCTGTCTTATCTGACTCCCATTTCTTCATTTTAACACAATTGTGAATAAATGTGAATATCAAGGTTTCTTCTTAAGTGTTTTGTATTATTTGCTCGTTATATCGTGGCACAAAACCCTTTCAGTTCCTTTTACATATccattcatattttaatttacaaGCTTTTCTCTTGGATTGTACAGGACGGTGTGTACAAGTGCTCAcacgtgtcgtcatgattcattcatttgattAATTCATCTTAACACATGACGTCTCTTATCTCGTCTCTTACTCTCTCCGTGTACGCGCTCATATCTCTCACCTTTACCCCTCTTCATATCATCATATCCAGAGTTTTCCCAGCCCTCTTTCAAGTGACTGATGGCTGTGTCATCACAGCGCAGAGCCCGGAGCCGCCGCTTTAATTGATCCACAATTTGCACGTCATCTTAATCTGAGGAGGTGAGTTCCTTTAATGTGCTACTCAGGATGAGGCGTTTCATTTAACAGATCAAAGACGGAGAGCGAGCGGAACATTAGAGGCCCGGCGTTCAAAGCCAAACTCTCTCTCGGCGTCACGCGGTGTCAAACATCATCTCGTTTCGGTTGGGTAAACAAGCCTGAGTGGAATGATGAGAGAGACATCGAGCTGCACGAAGACAGACACGAACCCGCCGCCACAGATTCAGCCAATCACCCACATTTACATATGCTGATAGTTGCTAatttatgtgtgtgagtgtaatgCTCCCGCTGGCAGGCATGCTGTACTGTATGGGGACAGTAGAGAGACGTGCTGTCAGTGAAGAGTCTCTCTTTACAAAGGCGGTCAAACTTTACTAAGAGCTCTGAAGTTAAATAATGACATTGCATGGGTAGGTGAAGGCAGATAATGAAGCCATCATTAGAATAAACCACCTCTCAGCATTTGAACCTTCGCCATACCCCTTCACGACAGCAGTTCTGCTCAAGAGCACTTTTCAGTTGGCAGCATTTATCGCACTGTGGTCCAGCTAAACAACAGGTCAGTTCAGGAATGACTGGGAGGGTTTCTGTGTAATTAACAATACAGATGAATTGCATTCATTTTGGCTTGTACTTTTGCAAAGCAAACAGAATGTGTACATGATATACAAAGAGGACTGGAGGAATGGATGATGGCTGTACAGAGATGTTCCCATAGATTTTAGATCATATAGCAGAAGAGGAGGCAGAGAGAGAATCGATAATTCAGAGAGCAAAAATAAAGACAGCGAGAGAgagtgacagagagagagagatcggcACTCACCGACCTGGTGGAATAAAACCGGACTTTAAAATATTCCTTTCTGATTTAAAACTTATATTTGCAATTTTTTGGGGGGTAAAATAACATCTATTTTAATGGGGGTTGggtgtaataatataataatttttgcaTACACTCTTGAGTGCGAGTCATCAGTCTTAAGACAAATTACGCTCGTATAAATAAACATTCTCTGAAAATAAgcataaatatttacatatctCACAAATCTGCTTCTCAAGTACATGTGACATGTTTAAAGGATTTTAAACTAGAAAATAAACCAAACAAAGCTTAATTAAAAAATTCACTGTTGCAGTTTAAGATTGAAAACATTGAGGGTTTGAATGTGCAAAGTTTCTCATAGTTAATGAGGGAGATGCTAAAAAAGGCAGAACTGAACTGCATCAGTGATTCATCTATATGTTATATACATGCAACATGTCACCTTGAGGTTGTGTACACAGCCTTTGAGCAGATCAGTATCCAAGAGAGCCACAGAATAGCAAACATCTAGTGTGTAGGTGTAAGACTGAGCATCAGGATTTGAGAAGAAGAGTCATGCTAATGATCGGCACATCTACTGTGTCAATACATGTCAAAAAGATGCATTGCTACTGAAATCAGCCAACTCAAGTGTAAGAATAGCCATTCTCTTTAGAGCTAATTTTTCAGCTTATACATTTAACGGTACATGGATTCGTCCTGAACCGTCACGGTTCGGTGCATACAGCCAGACGACGAATAAagtcagtcacaggcgattCACACTGCAATCCAGAAGGGGGAACGTGTggtaatgcaacactgtttgctaactgccacaacaggaaaaagaggacaagaagaagaacagatgatctctgcatagatatgtttacgtgtaatctctcaaccagtgtttcaactgcagagagacatcaataaaacagcttgagaataatatctcacatagcactacatttacctcaggcaagtcatttagtgtccgcagcatgttagttcactagagaaatgatcATTCATATCAAGTCACCACTCAATGTCCAGTGTAAAATCAGGGTTTTGAAACACAACATGCTCTTAAAGGTTGCTTCACACGCATATAAGGAGACGCACAGTGAACACAATGGAAGTCAAGGCCTGTATTTTGAGCTCTGTGGATAATAACGCTTAACATAATCCAAACGTCTACATGTCTGCGGTCACCCCATTCTCTCATTTGTGTGGTTAGGCTTACTGTTGGACAAGTGTAAGGATGAGAAACGACCAAATGTGATGAGCTGAAGTCAGTCAGGAACCAGCAGGCAGGCTTATTAACAGCCTCCACAGCTCAATCACTGAACATACTGTCTCTCTTGATTTTGTCTTCCCTCACTCTCCTCTCTCCCTTTGTCTCTGTCAGTGACTGAATGATGTCTGTTTCCACGGAAACTCCTTTAGGCAATTAGGTGTGCAAATATCACAGAGCGGTGCAGAAAGGACAAAACGTGCTGAAAAGTGGGGTGGGGAGGGAACAAAAGCAAGAATCAAAGAGTCAAACGTGGATCCGTTCTACTAGCCGGTGGCGCTGATTGCTGCATTGCCTGAAGTTAGCAGTCGCAATATCAAAAGCCAGAGTTTATAAAACTCTAAGGCTATATAAACAATAGCATGTGATTGATAAGGTTATTGTGACCGTTTGTAGGTGTAATAAATAGTTACTCTGTCATTTGTTGGGTTCGATCCAGAAGTGTGCATGAATAACGCTTGAGGCAACAGTGCAGCCGTGTCCAACTATTCAGCTTGGTAAAAGACCCGGCAGCTATACACTAAACAAACAGCTTCTGTCTACCCTTTGTTTTTCGACAAAACAAGCCTTCAAGGAGATTACCCAAGATGCTTAGTGAGCCAATGGTGGAGTTTTTGTGCAGCGCACACAGGCGGATAAGTCCCACAAACTGCACGGTCAGCAATTGTGAGGCAAAGTCTCATTTTGACATATTATGAGGCTGAGGTATTGAGCCAACCTTGGGTGCCCTAACATTCAGGGATGGCTGAGTAATGATATGCTTTAATAACACACTTTCATATCTGTCATACCCAAACATTTCcaggacagaaaaaaaagacatcCAGTACCTACGTTGGACAGCTtggtctgtaaaaaaaaaacactcaacaGTTTCCAAACGTCTTCTCTGATTACATTACGGAGGCATTCTGTGCATGTGTTTAACCTCCCCTTGacttcactgtgtgtgtgtgtgtttgtgtgtgtgtgtgattgttgTAATGTAAGGATGAATGTAACAGCTGTGGGTGAGGCTGCAGCCTTATGGCGTTAGCTGAAACTTGATCCAGCAAACTAATCCTCTAATGACTGGCTCTCAATTAACACGGAGCCAAGCTGTTTGTCCTGAAAAGAGTAAAGACCATTTCTCTGTCCTCTCTTTACCTCTTTATCCATCTGTTTATTCCCTCTCTACTTATGCCAGGTGCTCTTCAATGGAATTGTGGATAGATGTTTACAGCAATGTCAATAAAggatataacattttttttaagtaactaaCTAACTGATACTGACAGTCATTTACATACTAAGACACTTGGcagaactaactaactaactaactaactaactaactaactcactcactcactcactcactcactcactcactcactcactcactcactcactcactcactcactcactcactcactcactcactcactcactcactcactcataccAATTAATTTACATTCTAAGACACTTGGCACAACTAACTAagtaactaactaactaactagcTAACTAACTAACTCATACTGAGTCATTTACATTCTAAGACACTTGGcacaactaactaactaactaactaactaactaactcacTCATACTGAGTAATTTACATTCTAAGACACTTGTCACAACTAACTAGCTAACTAACTAACTCATACTGAGTCATTTACATTCTAAGACACTTGGCAGAACTAACTAggtaactaactaactaactaactaactaactaactaactaactaactaactcatACTGAGTCATTTACATTCTAAGACACTTGGCAGACCTAACTAGCTAACTAACTAAGTAACTAACTCATACTGAGTCATTTACATTCTAAAACACTTGGCACAACTAACTAggtaactaactaactaactaactgatACTGACAGTCATTTACATTCTAAGAAACTTAGCACAACTAACTAGCTAACTAACTAATGCACTCAAACTGATTAATTTACATTCTAAGACACTTGGcacaactaactaactaactaactcacACATACTGATTAATTTACATTCTAAGACACTTGGCACAAATAACTAGCTAACTAactaactcactcactcatactgagtcatttacattttaagacaCTTGGCACAACTAACtagctaactaactaactaactcatACTGAGTCATTTACATTCTAAGACACTTGGCAGAACTAACTAGCtagctaactaactaactaactaactcatAGTGAGTCATTTACATTCTAAGACACTTGGCACAACTAACtagctaactaactaactaactaactaactaactaactaactaactaactaactaactcatACTGAGTCATTTACATTCTAAGACACTTGGCAGAACTAACTAGCtagctaactaactaactaactaactcatAGTGAGTCATTTA
This region includes:
- the zgc:136870 gene encoding GTPase IMAP family member 4 isoform X1, with translation MYMTRYVTNPHTHLSDGLGLHYTCTEKHWETALMDNGNVKDNGPGHATPPLRLLIVGQKRTGRSSVGNTLLGEDAFDTWGGAASAAAHGESEGRQLMVVDACGWGTNELVPKQDKLELFNALSLCEPGPHVLLLVIPLLHFSHSEKAVIQKRMEILTEGAWRHTMVVFTLGDRLRNCSMQDYIQTSGKDLQWLMERCRYRYHVLNNKTPQDRQQVSGLLDRAEDILMENGGWHFSLHMYCRLEEEWSRREREMKERMLEMQDRVGKNGRGLAGVSNHSRQGGLNVNDNLLKLVYHG
- the zgc:136870 gene encoding GTPase IMAP family member 4 isoform X2, translating into MDNGNVKDNAGPGHATPPLRLLIVGQKRTGRSSVGNTLLGEDAFDTWGGAASAAAHGESEGRQLMVVDACGWGTNELVPKQDKLELFNALSLCEPGPHVLLLVIPLLHFSHSEKAVIQKRMEILTEGAWRHTMVVFTLGDRLRNCSMQDYIQTSGKDLQWLMERCRYRYHVLNNKTPQDRQQVSGLLDRAEDILMENGGWHFSLHMYCRLEEEWSRREREMKERMLEMQDRVGKNGRGLAGVSNHSRQGGLNVNDNLLKLVYHG